One region of Archocentrus centrarchus isolate MPI-CPG fArcCen1 chromosome 6, fArcCen1, whole genome shotgun sequence genomic DNA includes:
- the ankrd34c gene encoding ankyrin repeat domain-containing protein 34C, with amino-acid sequence MADILELRTDGNSLLKAVWLRRLRLTRLLLEGGAYINESNERGETPLMVACMSTHIDQQSVSKSKLIKYLLDNQADPNIQDKAGRTALMHACIHKAGYEVVDHLLSNGADPSLEDRSGASALVYAINADDKETLKLLLDACKAKGKEVIIITTDKSPSGTKTTKQYLNVPPSPELVERSSPAYCTSPSDINVTASPSPEQEQQNTVFSFQTKLKTSSTAAKLANGPTSPTRRPANPKRARLPQLKRLQSEPWGLIAPSVLAAAAVTAHEESKKASSDEDVVAGVNGLSLSKRSALSRQNSVDGKDSLFPLVGEQPCKMTTSLSVPPAAKPSYERTLGQHQPLARRSTVPTEQENNSCISGLASLRDTMHRRHLGNDHYDSDSQLYSDSAMLDSPKVPVERRKLNTSPLVMLTSSRESLDSNASTSSPSTARRRPPGLLERRGSGTLLLDHISHTRPGHLPPLNINPNPPIPDIGASNKPSSPLATGIRSIAPVAPNTPKRGGLKLKKKLVRRHSMQVEQMKQLSDFEEH; translated from the coding sequence ATGGCAGATATTCTGGAACTGCGGACAGATGGAAACTCACTCCTGAAGGCAGTGTGGCTCAGACGCTTGAGACTCACCAGGCTCTTGTTGGAAGGAGGTGCGTACATCAACGAGAGCAATGAACGTGGAGAGACACCCCTCATGGTGGCCTGCATGTCCACACACATCGACCAGCAGAGTGTAAGTAAGTCAAAGCTTATAAAATATCTGCTGGACAACCAGGCGGACCCCAACATTCAGGACAAAGCAGGGAGGACAGCTTTAATGCACGCCTGCATTCACAAGGCTGGGTATGAAGTGGTGGATCACTTACTGAGCAATGGTGCTGATCCCAGCCTGGAGGACAGGAGTGGGGCCTCAGCCCTGGTCTACGCCATAAATGCAGATGACAAAGAGACACTTAAACTGCTCTTGGATGCTTGCAAAGCTAAAGGCAAGGAAGTAATCATAATCACCACAGACAAGTCACCATCTGGCACTAAGACTACCAAACAATATCTAAATGTCCCTCCATCACCAGAGCTGGTTGAGAGATCTTCTCCGGCATACTGCACCTCTCCCTCCGATATTAATGTTACTGCATCTCCCTCACCTGAGCAAGAGCAACAAAACACAGTCTTCAGTTTCCAGACAAAGTTAAAAACCTCTAGCACAGCTGCAAAACTTGCCAATGGGCCTACATCACCAACACGGCGGCCTGCAAACCCCAAACGTGCACGTTTGCCTCAGCTGAAGCGGCTGCAATCAGAGCCTTGGGGGTTGATTGCACCCTCTGTCCTGGCTGCTGCCGCCGTCACCGCCCATGAGGAGAGTAAGAAAGCTAGTTCTGATGAGGATGTTGTTGCAGGGGTAAACGGGCTCTCTTTGAGTAAGAGGTCAGCTTTATCTCGACAGAACAGTGTGGATGGGAAGGACAGCTTATTCCCACTAGTGGGTGAacagccctgcaaaatgacaacCTCATTATCAGTTCCTCCAGCAGCTAAACCATCATATGAGAGAACTCTAGGCCAACACCAGCCACTGGCACGGCGCAGCACAGTGCCTACAGAGCAGGAGAACAACAGCTGCATCAGTGGACTAGCCAGTCTGAGAGATACAATGCATAGGAGACATCTAGGAAATGATCACTATGACTCAGACTCACAGCTCTATTCAGACTCTGCCATGTTAGACTCTCCTAAGGTCCCAGTAGAGCGAAGGAAACTAAACACCTCTCCACTTGTGATGTTAACCAGCTCCAGAGAATCTCTAGACAGCAATGCCAGCACATCCTCTCCCAGCACAGCACGCAGGCGTCCACCTGGCCTCCTGGAGAGAAGAGGTTCAGGCACACTTCTGCTGGATCACATCTCTCACACCAGGCCTGGCCATCTCCCCCCTCTTAACATAAACCCAAACCCTCCCATTCCCGATATTGGGGCTAGTAACAAGCCCTCCTCACCTCTGGCCACAGGTATTAGATCTATAGCTCCAGTAGCACCAAACACACCAAAGAGAGGTGGTCTCAAGTTGAAGAAGAAACTTGTGAGAAGGCACTCTATGCAAGTGGAACAGATGAAACAGCTTTCTGATTTTGAAGAACATTAG